AACGAGAACTATCGCAATGTACATAACGACGGTCATTCGGATAGTTCGTGCTCAAGCACCGATACAGGCCGGGTCGTGAGCGTGAATGGGAAGTTTTACGTCACCGACATGGTCACCAGGAACAACCTGTGCTACATGGTAAAACACGTACAATTCAAGGTGCGAAACACTATCACCCAGCACGTCACATGCTACGCAGCTGCGACCCTTCAAGGCCAGGGTATTAGCGGACCTATATGCAGTCGGAGAGGCGAACGGAGGCAGATGCGATGTAGCGACGGCAACACTGCTACGACAAAATGTGAGCCCAGTCGGATCCGTCAGAGGCGAATGGCGATGGTCGCCTCCGTACAAGACCGGTAAAGGCGCGGATGGAGATGCGGCCGATGTGGAAAGGCTGAGTGTAGAAAATCCGTATCTCTACATTTACGGACTCAAGGAATACGCCGCCACTACAACATGATAAGTATAACCAATTCAAATGAGCAGTTCGCGTCTATTTATAGTAATTTAGCTGCCGTTTTTTGCCTCATGTCTCCGCCGCGCAGTCGGTCGGCCTGTCACACACACAGGAGGTCACGGCTCACGACCAGAACGTATGGTTAAACCCGCACCAAAGCGTCTGCGGATTCAATATACACACATCGCATCAAAGCGGTTCGCGGGTGCTATTCCCATCCAGAGTATCTCTTTACTGGTGCACTCTTCGCTTCCAAGGGTGGAGCGAATCGCGGCAGAGCCAGAGCAAACGCGAACGCCATGGCGCAACAGGAGGTGCTCAGCGCTTCGCAGCGCAACCTGCTTAGCAGAGCCACCTCGGCGACCTCGGAGCCCACGCCGGGGTATGTGTACAAGGACATCACCGACATGGTCCTGCGAGACCCTGCTATACTGCCGACCGTGGAGGATTATCTGCTGCAAAAGCTAGCGCGGAATGAACCATACATAAAGTTCAAATGCCTGAAATTGCTGAAAAACCTGTGCGCCCGGCTACCGCACGAGTTCAACAGGAACAAGGTGTGTCATTGTCACGCCGTCATCGAAGCGCGTACGTACAAGGCTCCTTACAGCGAACACAACGGTGACTACCTATGTCAGATGGTCCGAAACGAGGTGGAAGACCTCCTAAAGGTGATATATGGACAGCAGAACGCGTCGGCCGCTGGcggtgtgccgcctagtaTCCCTCCTCAAAACCGCATGATCGGCTTTGGGAACATGCCAATGTCCCAGTCTTCAGCTAACAATCAATTCGGGAGCACAAATCCTGCAAATCAAAACTACTCCCTTCCGAACACGTATTCCGTGGGCTACGGTAATCAGGGCGGTATTGCTAGCACTGGCTTCGGCAACACGGCCTACGGTAATCAGGGCGGTATTGCTAGCAGCGGCGTGGGTAATATGGGATTTGGCAACACCGCCGTGGGCAGCCCAGCATACGGTAATGCCGGTGCCGGTCGCAAAATGGAGGGGTTCGGTAATTTCAAATCGAAGACGCCTGTAAACAAGTCCACGAGCAACCAGGCTTTCAAGGTAATCTCCGATGTCGCCAATAGGTTCATTCCAACTTCCATAATGGACAAGATAGAACGCGTCAGTTCGGCATTCACGTCGACGACGTTGGATCAGATCGAGAGGCACGTCACGTCGGCCTTTGACAAACGCAAAAGCACGATGCAAGAACCGTACGCAGGCAGCTTCGCAAACACCCATCGACCCGTCCCAGCGTTCGTCCAGCCAAGTTTCAACACCCAGCCGGAACGTACCTTGTTGCCGTCGCTCATACCCGATGCGCACGCGCAGCACAGCACGGTGGAGGACGTATCGGGCGAGATTGAGTCGAAGCTCGTGAAGGACATTCTCACGTTCAGCGGTATCAAGGTCTCGCCGTCGCAGCAGATAATCGACGACTTCCTCATGCAACTGAAGGACGCCAACGTCCGTTATGTGGTGGATGAACTCTTACGGAGCATCAACAACAGGGCGAACAGGtggcaactgcagctgagGATTCTTTGCATCTTCGAGGCGCTGATCGTGCGCGCGAATATGGCGGACGATGTCATCAGCCATCTCGCCACCGAGCTGCAGCCCATCCTGGTCAAATGCCGCGAGGAGAGCCAGCTGAAAAACAAGGCATACAGGGTGATGCAACTGCTGAATAGCGCGGCGAATGTGCCTCCGAGAGATGTCAACCTGATCAGTACCACGAGCCCTACCGAACGGAAAAGTCCTACTGCGGGCGAGGGCGTAAATACTAGCAGCGCATCAGAGTTGGACCTGTTCGCCAGTGACGTTGTGAAAGCGGATGACAACAATCAGAACGAGCCCCTGAGGAGCATCCCCAGCGACTTCACAAACCCCGCCTTCGATCTTTTGGACAGCTTCACCCCCGTCAGCAGCATCCGCACACCTCAGGAGTCTCAGGCGAGCAACGCGCCTAAAACCACTATTGCCGACGACATTTTGGATTTCGAGAATCTCGCCATAAGTACTGCAAAGAATCGCACATCCACTCCTGAACACGACCTCTTTGCCGCGCTCGACACAGTGGCCTTCCAACCGCAGGCTCGCGGCACAAACGATCTTCTCTGACGCAAAATAAGTGTAACGTAATTGTTGCTTTTAGCGATATATAAAGGGCCTGTGCGAGTAAGGTTTAGGTGTCATCGCAGCCCGCGACTGCGAGGCGGCGCGTGAGACCACCGGGAGGAGCAGCGATGGGAAATCAACCGAGCAGCGCCCAGGGGGATGGAAAGTACGACCCCAATGCCCTATTTGCGCGCGATGAGTCGCTCCAGCCTGAGGAGGAAACGTATTTCATGAACCATATGGTCAACGGATGCGAAACACACATCGTGTTCGCAGACGGCAGCTCTCTGCCGTGCTCCGTGATCTACGACCTGGCAGAAGACTGCCTACACCTACAGGTTGACGACAAGCGGCGGGTGATAGCGCTGAGTGATGTCGAAGAGATCCTCGGCGTTGATAACGTCGAGGGGCTGAGCAACGTCGACAAGGCATTGATAATAGACGCGCATATCGTGGCCTTCCGGCTAAGCAGCACCAAGAAGGCCATCCTTCTGCGTTTCAACGACCTCAAGGAGAGCAAGGGGTTCTACCATTTCCTCAAGGAGATCATCCAGGAGAACGCAGAGAAGGCGCCCAATCCGGAGCTTCTCGGAGCGGATGAGACagccgaggaggaggagccgAATGAATGGTCCCAGACTATCATATTCTAGACCACCCCGTCAGTGCCGATATCGGAAAACCCACGTATTTGCCCCGCCACAGTAGGCCGCCGCTGACCGCTAGCGCGGCAGCAGTCACGTTAGGCGGATTAAAAGTTTCATAGCGCATATACGAGATGCCACGCTTGTCACACGAGTTTAATTCTATACCAATGTAGCGCAAAATCCCTTGCGGGACCCTCACTCTATGAACGATGCCTCGCTGCCGGTGCAGAATCTAATGCATGGACAACGAAATACGCCGCAGCACCGAACGCGTCACAATAAGATAACAAACACTGCTACAAACTTGTCGAATTGCGCAAGTGTAAAAGGCCGCCGGCCATGGATATGGCCGGCCCAAGCCCTGGACTGAAAACAACGAACTGCGCTCCCCTGGCGTAAACCGTATGATTAGCAACAGAGTTAGAACCTCAGCTTCTTCCTGAGGAAGAGTGCATCCTTGGAGATCTTTCCGTCGGCAGGGTCGGGGTTGTTCAGGGTCTCCTCGAGCACCGCCTTCAATGCCTTGCGAGCCTCCTTGCGCGTGGCCTGGTTCTCCATCTGCTCGTCGGTCACCAGGGTCTTGGGGTCGATGCGGCCGGTGACGGTGTAGCGGGTGGGCATAAGGTGGTTCACGTTGATGTACTTCACGAAGGGCTTGATGCGCATACGCTTCTGCATCTTCTCCTTGCTCATGTTGCGGGTGACCTTGAGCGGGTGCTTGTCGACACCCGCCACCAAACAGTTAGCGTACGGGCGGCGCTTGCTCGGGCTCTCGTTGCAGTGGACGATGATGCCCTTGCGGCCCGCACGACGGCCTGCGAGCACGACTACAATGCGGCCTGGTTTCATAAGCTTGGCCATCCTGCAACAGAAGTTAGGAGCCACAACAACAATGTGTAATTATCAGCGGTTTGCGTGCAGGGCGCGGCTCAGTCAGAGGCGAGGCACGCACGCACGTAACCCACGCAACCGGTGTATACACCACGTCCAACCCACCTGCTGAAGCGTTTGCGGGAAGCTTTCCGATGGATTCCGATGTATAGGTTTCGCCGTAAAAGTAGAAAAAGGCGATACTGCGTGAAATGACGGCAGGCCCTGCGGTTTCCGGGaaaccggcgccgcgcgacCCACCCACCACGCCAGGGTCGGTAATGGGGAAGCACAGCAGGTGCCAGAGAGCCCATTATTTCTCACAAGACATCCGAACTGGTGGTTATTTGAGGCTATAGCATCTAGTAAAGTGCCAAAAAGTGGTCACAGCCGCCGCCTAAAATCGTGGCTGCGGGCCACGCCGACCAACAGAGCCGCAGCCCGTTTGGGGGCAGCAAAACTCGATAAAAGCCGCTCACAACAGCGACATAAGTACGTCGGGCGCGATGTGCTCGATTGGGACTAAATTATAATAAGTATTGGGCCCTTAAGGTCCATTGTCACTCCTCGCAAAACTCGATCGCCGCAGTTTTCGCCAGGCCATCGGAGCGATACACACCATCCAACGTTCCTAGGCGCTGGAACCGACCGTAACAGTCGTCGCATAGGTAACACGGGATTTGAGGCAGCGCCAGACTGTTGAACACGGACTTGTCGGCTTCCCTGAGCTCGCAGATGTGGCACTGCACGGAGCGCCGGCGTGGCATGAAGACGCATACGGGGTAGCAGGGCTCGTATGGACAGTCGCGCACGCGGTCGAATGCTCGTACAGCCGTTATCATCATCCTGTGCTCGCAGTCTCCGTGGTGCAGCAGGTACCCAGGAATATACACTGGCAGCTCCATATGATACAGAATTGCATCGCTCTGCTCGATACACTCGCTCGTGTGTAGTGCGCCCGGTTTGAACTGCTGATAGAAGTGCAAAAGGGGCTCTGAGTAGTCGCACGCGTCTCCACGGAGGTCGGGGAACAGCTGGCCATTCAACATAAAACAGGAGCCGCGCACCTCGAGGTCGACGCCCACTGGGCGGATCTCGGCGGGGCAGCGGAACGCGTCGCGCAGGTCGGCGAGGCTTTGTGACGCCAGTATGTCGTATTCGCGCAGTTTGTGGCCTCTGACACCATGATAAAGAGTAACTGTCACTATCAGCTCGTCATCCGCAGCCATGATGAGAGCCGATCGGCTCTGCTCCTCGAGGTAGCGTTCGGTGGCGCTTTGGTGTAACAACGGCGCGCTCGATTGATTTTGTGGGCCCGTAAGGATCAGCGGCCGTGTTGTCTCTAGCTCATGTGGCATGTTGCGATACGCATACCGTCGCTCGCCAATAACCAACTGGTAGCTATCGAGGGTGACAATATCCGCGAACAACTTGTGTAGCCGTTTCTCCGACCAAACATTGCTA
This sequence is a window from Babesia bigemina genome assembly Bbig001, chromosome : I. Protein-coding genes within it:
- a CDS encoding ribosomal L27e protein family protein, putative; amino-acid sequence: MAKLMKPGRIVVVLAGRRAGRKGIIVHCNESPSKRRPYANCLVAGVDKHPLKVTRNMSKEKMQKRMRIKPFVKYINVNHLMPTRYTVTGRIDPKTLVTDEQMENQATRKEARKALKAVLEETLNNPDPADGKISKDALFLRKKLRF
- a CDS encoding snRNA-activating protein complex, producing MAWSQSGPQFQRVPHFDICELFDLSSIIIVDGERRCTRPPYCHYESDHEAALELSSSLYPAPKHRRTGVGSVSVLAPRPLPPELQPTVILDCDLKKDLPTSHVDLFAFKDEYRQVIERLDALRQKSIDIKKSRLKRQMKGVTSACLTQLCQLRTETSLKRYLSQPIRTPTITEVIWDAANMNLRHMAKIRREQGQNARKRLDITVDEDSNVWSEKRLHKLFADIVTLDSYQLVIGERRYAYRNMPHELETTRPLILTGPQNQSSAPLLHQSATERYLEEQSRSALIMAADDELIVTVTLYHGVRGHKLREYDILASQSLADLRDAFRCPAEIRPVGVDLEVRGSCFMLNGQLFPDLRGDACDYSEPLLHFYQQFKPGALHTSECIEQSDAILYHMELPVYIPGYLLHHGDCEHRMMITAVRAFDRVRDCPYEPCYPVCVFMPRRRSVQCHICELREADKSVFNSLALPQIPCYLCDDCYGRFQRLGTLDGVYRSDGLAKTAAIEFCEE